The following coding sequences lie in one Candidatus Nitrospira allomarina genomic window:
- a CDS encoding CDGSH iron-sulfur domain-containing protein, translating into MGDPIIIAQRIPYVLDMEPGTYYWCRCGRSKTQPFCDGSHTGTEFSPIELELKEPQKVAWCGCKHSKKSPFCDGTHSRLES; encoded by the coding sequence ATGGGCGACCCAATTATTATTGCGCAACGAATTCCCTACGTCCTGGACATGGAACCGGGAACCTATTACTGGTGCCGATGTGGGCGATCAAAAACCCAGCCGTTTTGTGATGGGTCTCACACCGGAACCGAATTTTCCCCAATCGAATTGGAACTCAAAGAACCACAAAAGGTAGCTTGGTGTGGGTGCAAGCACAGCAAAAAATCCCCATTCTGCGACGGCACACATTCCAGACTGGAGTCGTAA
- the polA gene encoding DNA polymerase I, translated as MPTVSEPSSPLPIRHVVLVDASGYIFRAFHAIKILNSPNGTPVNAVYGYITMLMKLLDDMKPDHIAVIFDSARKTFRNDLAPSYKANRSEPPEELVPQFSLVREATRAFNFDCIELNGFEADDLIATYAKHAMEAGANVTIVSSDKDLMQLVSEQVSMFDPIKSRKIGPEQVLEKFGVPPEKVVDVQSLAGDSTDNVPGVPGIGIKTAAQLIQEYGDLDTLLTRASEIKQNKRRESLIEHADKARLSRELVRLRSDVPLPFPLEQLERRQPNMDLLAAFLNEQGFKSILARLQSRVKGEQDPTVTPTATPVNSAPAAKDPETKPLPTKAQYELIQTVSALQGWVEEATRRGIVAVDCETTSLDQTRAELVGFSLSLEPGQACYVPVGHVAPGSTSHQDLLSHDTSAALPERPEQIPLQQALDILGPLLTDPGVLKIGHNIKYDMVVFRRYGLNVSPVDDTMLLSYVLEGGMHGHGMDELAEHFLGHTTIKFKDVTGTGKSQITFDQVPLEKALEYAAEDADVTLQLHQVLKPRLISEHMTTVYETLERHLIPVLATMEKTGIKVDVSQLKQVSQEFSLRLRELEQEIHRLAGKTFNVGSPKQLGEVMFDDLALGGGQKGKAGSYSTGVDVLDSLAAQGHELPSRVLEWRHLEKLRSTYADALIRQINPDTNRVHTSYAMASAATGRLSSTDPNLQNIPIRTEEGRRIRRAFVAEPGWTLLSLDYSQIELRLLAHVADIPVLKKAFWEGQDIHALTASQVFGIPLEQMDPGIRRKAKAINFGIIYGISAFGLARQLSVEPGEAAAYIKTYFEQYPGIQDYMERTKQFCRQHGYVQTLFGRRCHVPGIHDKNPARRNFSERAAINAPLQGTAADILKRAMIRVPAALAQHGLTPKAKMLLTVHDELLFEVEEAAVEQTTAVIKQVMEAATLPALQLSIPLTVEAGHGPSWDKAH; from the coding sequence GTGCCCACTGTGAGTGAACCGTCTTCCCCTCTTCCGATTCGTCATGTCGTGTTAGTCGACGCCTCAGGCTATATTTTCAGGGCCTTTCATGCCATCAAGATTTTGAACAGTCCGAATGGTACCCCCGTCAATGCCGTCTATGGATACATCACCATGCTGATGAAACTACTGGACGATATGAAACCCGATCATATTGCCGTCATCTTTGATTCCGCACGAAAAACCTTTCGAAACGATCTGGCTCCCAGCTACAAGGCCAATCGCAGCGAACCACCTGAGGAGTTGGTGCCTCAATTTTCTCTCGTCCGGGAGGCGACACGGGCTTTTAATTTTGATTGCATTGAACTGAACGGTTTCGAAGCCGACGATCTGATCGCTACCTACGCAAAACATGCCATGGAAGCGGGCGCGAATGTGACCATCGTGTCCTCGGACAAAGATCTTATGCAGTTAGTATCAGAACAGGTCAGTATGTTCGATCCCATCAAAAGCCGAAAGATCGGTCCCGAGCAAGTTCTGGAAAAATTCGGTGTGCCCCCTGAGAAAGTTGTCGACGTACAGTCATTGGCGGGAGACTCCACGGACAATGTGCCCGGGGTCCCGGGTATCGGCATCAAAACAGCCGCACAACTCATCCAGGAATATGGTGACCTGGACACCCTCCTTACGCGCGCCTCAGAAATCAAGCAGAACAAGCGACGGGAAAGCCTCATTGAACATGCCGATAAGGCCCGACTCTCCCGTGAATTAGTCCGGCTTCGTTCCGATGTCCCGCTGCCATTTCCGCTTGAACAATTGGAGCGACGCCAGCCCAATATGGATTTATTAGCTGCCTTCCTCAATGAACAGGGCTTCAAATCGATTCTGGCTCGCTTACAAAGCCGCGTGAAGGGTGAACAGGATCCCACTGTCACCCCTACTGCCACACCGGTCAACTCTGCACCAGCAGCGAAAGATCCCGAAACAAAGCCGCTGCCTACCAAAGCCCAGTACGAGTTAATTCAAACAGTGTCGGCCCTTCAAGGCTGGGTGGAGGAGGCGACTCGTCGCGGGATTGTGGCCGTCGACTGCGAAACCACGTCTCTGGATCAAACCAGAGCTGAATTGGTTGGGTTCTCACTGAGCCTGGAACCCGGCCAGGCCTGTTATGTACCTGTCGGTCATGTGGCCCCGGGATCCACGTCGCATCAGGATTTGCTCTCACACGATACGTCTGCTGCCTTGCCGGAAAGACCGGAACAAATTCCCCTCCAACAGGCGCTCGACATCCTTGGGCCACTGCTGACAGACCCCGGTGTGCTCAAGATCGGGCACAATATCAAATACGACATGGTTGTGTTTCGCCGGTATGGCCTCAACGTGTCTCCCGTGGACGATACCATGCTGCTCTCATACGTCTTAGAGGGAGGCATGCATGGCCATGGCATGGACGAACTAGCCGAACACTTTTTGGGCCATACAACGATCAAATTTAAGGACGTCACGGGTACCGGAAAGTCTCAAATCACGTTTGATCAGGTTCCCCTGGAAAAAGCGTTGGAATATGCCGCTGAAGATGCCGATGTGACCCTGCAGCTCCATCAGGTCCTCAAACCTCGTCTCATCAGCGAACACATGACCACCGTCTACGAAACGCTCGAGCGTCACCTCATTCCCGTGCTGGCCACCATGGAGAAAACAGGGATCAAAGTCGATGTGTCCCAACTCAAACAGGTCAGCCAGGAGTTTTCTCTCCGTCTCCGGGAATTGGAACAAGAGATCCATCGCCTGGCCGGAAAGACCTTTAATGTTGGTTCCCCCAAACAACTCGGCGAAGTGATGTTTGACGACCTCGCCTTGGGAGGGGGTCAAAAAGGCAAAGCCGGCAGCTATAGCACAGGAGTCGATGTCCTCGATTCCTTAGCGGCCCAAGGCCACGAACTCCCGTCACGTGTCTTGGAATGGCGGCATTTGGAAAAACTGCGCAGCACGTATGCCGATGCGCTCATCCGTCAAATCAATCCCGACACAAACCGGGTGCATACCTCCTACGCCATGGCGTCTGCCGCAACGGGAAGACTCTCATCCACAGACCCCAATCTCCAGAACATTCCTATTCGCACGGAAGAGGGCCGAAGAATCCGGCGCGCCTTTGTCGCGGAGCCTGGTTGGACACTGCTTTCGCTGGATTATTCACAGATTGAATTGCGTCTGCTCGCCCACGTCGCGGATATTCCCGTTCTCAAGAAAGCCTTTTGGGAAGGCCAGGATATTCATGCCCTCACCGCCAGCCAGGTCTTCGGCATCCCCTTGGAACAGATGGATCCTGGAATTCGACGAAAAGCCAAGGCCATCAATTTCGGCATTATTTATGGAATCAGCGCCTTCGGGTTGGCCCGCCAATTGAGTGTGGAGCCGGGCGAGGCCGCTGCTTACATCAAAACCTATTTTGAACAGTATCCCGGCATCCAGGATTACATGGAGCGCACCAAACAGTTTTGCCGGCAACACGGATACGTCCAGACATTGTTTGGACGTCGGTGCCATGTCCCTGGCATTCATGATAAAAATCCCGCCAGACGAAATTTCTCTGAGCGAGCGGCCATCAATGCCCCATTGCAAGGCACGGCGGCCGACATCCTGAAGCGCGCCATGATCCGCGTACCTGCAGCATTGGCACAGCATGGGCTAACCCCCAAGGCAAAAATGCTATTGACCGTCCACGATGAATTATTATTCGAGGTAGAAGAAGCCGCGGTCGAGCAAACCACTGCGGTCATTAAACAGGTGATGGAAGCCGCCACACTCCCTGCCCTACAATTGTCGATCCCGCTGACGGTCGAAGCAGGACATGGCCCATCCTGGGACAAAGCCCATTAA
- a CDS encoding ChaN family lipoprotein has product MSANTGCATSQVNPTFEVNHIYDVSQQKAITFDDLLPQLLSADVIYIGEEHYTPSHLEAAQTILNALLAHDRHPVLAMEMFSWDGQSGLDRYTQESEFTTEQLIKESQWNTNWGGEFSDYQPLVTFAKSHNLKIFGLNPPRPLVRLVATKGLTEALRDPEMRKWPIQDIVTDNPAYEQLIFEQIEACHPGLPKHVYRRIFEASIFRDEGMAQIIANYLNTRSRTDEPLVSYTGGGHIQYKIPVPKRVERKHPGVKSMTIYLEAWDPSKKQEVRSEMQTGIADFLWLTPLGPQGLQPRCG; this is encoded by the coding sequence ATGAGCGCCAACACCGGATGTGCCACGTCTCAAGTCAACCCGACATTTGAAGTCAACCACATCTACGATGTCTCCCAGCAGAAAGCCATCACATTCGACGATCTGCTCCCCCAACTATTATCCGCCGATGTGATTTATATCGGCGAAGAACATTATACCCCCTCACACCTTGAGGCAGCCCAGACAATCCTGAATGCCCTCCTTGCCCATGACCGGCACCCGGTGCTGGCCATGGAAATGTTTAGTTGGGATGGACAATCCGGGCTAGACCGGTACACCCAGGAATCCGAATTTACGACAGAACAACTGATAAAGGAATCACAATGGAACACGAATTGGGGTGGAGAGTTTTCAGATTATCAACCGTTGGTGACCTTTGCTAAATCGCATAACCTTAAAATTTTTGGTCTTAACCCGCCACGCCCCCTTGTTCGCTTGGTCGCCACAAAGGGATTAACCGAGGCCTTGCGAGACCCCGAAATGCGAAAGTGGCCAATTCAAGACATCGTGACCGATAATCCCGCATATGAGCAATTGATCTTTGAACAAATTGAAGCGTGCCATCCTGGCTTGCCAAAGCACGTGTACCGCCGAATTTTTGAAGCATCCATCTTCCGGGATGAGGGCATGGCTCAGATTATCGCCAATTACCTCAACACACGATCCCGGACTGACGAACCGCTGGTGAGCTACACAGGGGGCGGCCATATTCAGTATAAAATCCCTGTCCCTAAGCGAGTTGAACGAAAGCACCCCGGCGTCAAATCCATGACCATTTATCTCGAAGCATGGGATCCCTCCAAAAAACAGGAGGTTCGTTCGGAAATGCAAACCGGCATTGCCGATTTTCTCTGGCTTACCCCTTTGGGCCCCCAAGGCCTTCAGCCCCGTTGTGGCTAA
- a CDS encoding ABC transporter ATP-binding protein: MNVPSSSTSSSASLTAQTPASRLLISVNHLGMQLQAGSHSVQILQDISFEVLTHQVVAIVGPSGSGKSTLLGLLAGLDRPTQGSIRIHQTDITTLSETEMAHFRRKHIGYVFQAFHLIPTLTALENVALPLELQGITTGTIRAKTLLQSVGLEHRLHHYPVQLSGGEQQRVALARAFIVRPPLLLADEPTGNLDSSTGAMVIDLLWELHQQHGSTLVLVTHDMSLAARAQRILTLRDGAMVNEETAPPLLSSGSEA, translated from the coding sequence GTGAATGTTCCTTCATCGTCTACATCCTCTTCCGCCTCTTTGACCGCCCAAACCCCAGCATCCCGGCTTCTCATTTCCGTCAATCATCTTGGAATGCAGCTTCAGGCGGGGAGTCATTCCGTCCAGATCTTACAGGACATTTCCTTCGAGGTCCTCACACATCAGGTGGTTGCTATTGTCGGACCGTCCGGAAGCGGAAAATCAACTCTCCTGGGATTGCTTGCAGGCCTCGACCGACCAACACAGGGGTCTATCCGCATTCATCAGACTGACATCACGACCTTAAGCGAGACTGAAATGGCGCACTTTCGACGCAAACACATTGGCTATGTGTTTCAAGCGTTTCATCTCATTCCCACTCTGACTGCACTGGAAAATGTGGCCCTCCCTTTAGAATTGCAAGGAATAACCACGGGCACAATACGAGCCAAAACACTTTTACAATCCGTCGGACTAGAACATCGTCTTCACCATTATCCCGTTCAACTCTCCGGTGGGGAACAGCAACGAGTGGCCTTGGCACGCGCCTTTATTGTCCGCCCTCCCCTCCTGCTTGCAGACGAACCCACCGGCAATCTGGATAGCTCAACCGGTGCAATGGTGATTGATCTGCTGTGGGAACTTCATCAACAACACGGCAGCACTCTCGTCTTAGTCACTCACGACATGTCATTGGCCGCTCGCGCACAACGTATCCTAACCTTGCGGGATGGAGCAATGGTGAATGAGGAGACGGCCCCTCCGCTGTTATCCTCCGGCTCAGAGGCATGA
- a CDS encoding ABC transporter permease, with product MIPISVKLAWREIQSVWSRFLFLFLCIALGVGAIVAVDLFAVNVAQVILGDTRALLGGDVELSWRRAISDKGHKVLDSLTDRDIVLSHVTEIAAMATVNNPTSQAALPKIASQLVELKAIDSAYPLYGRVEAEPDLPTAQLLDPLQSGCGRSPCFGALVQESLLIRLNLTVGSELQIGQGNFLITAVLKKEPDKIANGFSLGPRVMISQDALKATALIQIGSRIQERYRLSLSNSTSLEPLMGELRGRLSQEGARVTSFRDAQPRLRRFLDQLNLYLGLIGFTILLVGGIGVACTIQGFLTQKIPIIATLKTLGADSSQIIRLYLTQSLILGGIGSLFGIIVGVVLHRGLPLLLQGIIPETMPMNPTVAPILRGMVLGILATLAFSLWPLLAIRHVSPALVYRQAVNHSQTIANTQSRLTRWRTIFKHWWNDRAQVVVGISMMVGVTGLAMWQAHSLTLGLVFSVACAVAVLLLIGGTGVLYSILRHVPIPQRYLLRHAVRNLQRPGNFTNAMTLAIGIGVMLLTTLTIVQRSLLDLIGNQIPSQAPSFFFIDIQPDQHSQFVDVLRQQFPDSPYKLVPVVRSRLTAINGKPIDPEEHKGKRNGWYFTREYVLTTSRNLPKDNVLTEGQWWDHTKQSDADGGMKTPSDFPLISVEEDAAKNLGLTLGSTLTLDIQGVPLVAKVGSLRQVDWGSFSINFFMILQPGSFDGAPFTYIATTRVPTTLEVPLQQAIVAVLPNVTAIKVGDVLESIGRIFHQLALGIQALALLCLVTGAVVMIAAISINRYRRLHELAIVKALGASRGLLVFSLGVEFGVIGAFAGLVGLGLGCLLSWSLLYFFFDLTWTVDLIILSTGLLLTILLCLATGFLGTYRLLGFPPLSVLRQE from the coding sequence ATGATCCCCATTTCGGTCAAACTCGCCTGGCGGGAAATCCAGAGCGTCTGGTCTCGATTTCTATTTTTATTTCTCTGCATTGCACTTGGTGTCGGCGCCATTGTGGCCGTGGACCTGTTTGCCGTGAATGTCGCACAAGTCATTCTGGGGGATACCCGTGCTCTGTTAGGCGGTGATGTCGAGCTATCATGGCGGCGGGCAATTTCAGACAAGGGCCATAAAGTGCTGGACTCCCTCACCGACCGTGACATCGTTCTCTCACACGTGACCGAAATCGCCGCAATGGCGACGGTGAACAACCCTACCTCCCAAGCGGCCCTCCCGAAAATAGCTTCTCAATTGGTGGAACTCAAGGCCATAGATTCGGCCTATCCTCTCTATGGTCGGGTAGAAGCGGAACCTGATCTCCCGACAGCGCAACTGCTGGATCCGCTTCAATCCGGTTGTGGTCGCTCGCCGTGCTTTGGCGCACTTGTCCAGGAATCTTTGCTGATCCGGCTCAATCTGACCGTTGGCAGCGAGCTGCAGATTGGCCAAGGAAACTTCCTTATTACCGCCGTACTGAAAAAGGAACCCGACAAAATTGCCAATGGATTTAGTTTGGGCCCACGGGTCATGATTTCCCAGGACGCGCTCAAGGCCACCGCCTTGATCCAAATCGGAAGCCGAATTCAGGAACGATATCGTCTGTCCCTATCCAACTCCACCTCTCTTGAGCCTTTGATGGGTGAGTTACGCGGGCGCCTCAGCCAGGAAGGGGCCCGGGTCACCTCATTTCGCGATGCCCAGCCACGACTCCGCCGGTTCCTTGACCAATTAAATCTCTATCTTGGGCTTATCGGGTTTACGATCTTATTGGTCGGTGGGATCGGAGTGGCTTGCACGATTCAAGGCTTCCTCACACAAAAAATACCCATTATTGCCACGCTCAAAACCCTGGGAGCCGATTCTTCACAAATCATTCGCCTCTACCTCACACAAAGCCTCATCCTGGGAGGGATTGGCAGTCTTTTTGGGATCATAGTCGGCGTAGTCCTCCACCGAGGCTTACCGCTATTGCTTCAAGGCATTATTCCTGAAACCATGCCGATGAATCCCACTGTCGCTCCAATTCTTCGGGGGATGGTTCTTGGCATCCTCGCCACACTGGCCTTCTCACTCTGGCCTCTATTGGCCATCCGTCATGTCTCTCCGGCATTGGTGTATCGACAAGCCGTGAACCACTCCCAAACTATAGCCAACACCCAATCCAGACTAACCCGATGGCGGACCATCTTTAAGCATTGGTGGAATGACCGGGCACAGGTCGTGGTCGGCATCAGCATGATGGTGGGCGTGACCGGCCTGGCCATGTGGCAAGCCCACTCCCTGACCCTCGGTTTAGTTTTTTCCGTTGCATGTGCGGTGGCCGTTCTCCTCCTCATAGGAGGCACTGGAGTACTGTATAGCATTCTCCGGCATGTGCCGATTCCTCAACGGTATTTGTTGCGTCATGCGGTGAGAAATCTTCAACGGCCTGGAAACTTTACCAATGCCATGACGTTGGCCATTGGAATTGGTGTCATGCTTTTAACCACGCTAACCATTGTGCAACGGTCCTTACTTGATCTGATAGGAAACCAGATACCCTCTCAGGCTCCTTCATTTTTTTTCATAGACATCCAACCAGACCAACATTCCCAATTTGTGGATGTGCTACGACAACAATTCCCGGATTCACCGTATAAATTAGTTCCGGTCGTAAGGTCTCGTCTCACGGCCATCAACGGAAAACCCATTGATCCGGAAGAGCATAAGGGCAAACGAAACGGATGGTATTTCACCAGGGAATACGTCTTGACGACATCCCGGAATCTTCCAAAAGATAACGTCCTTACCGAGGGTCAATGGTGGGATCACACCAAGCAATCAGACGCGGATGGAGGGATGAAAACCCCCTCAGATTTCCCCTTGATCTCCGTGGAGGAAGACGCCGCAAAAAACCTGGGGCTCACCTTAGGGTCAACCCTGACGTTGGATATTCAAGGGGTGCCACTTGTCGCAAAAGTGGGCAGTCTTCGACAGGTGGATTGGGGAAGTTTTTCCATAAACTTTTTCATGATCCTTCAGCCGGGCTCTTTTGACGGTGCTCCGTTTACCTACATCGCCACAACCAGAGTGCCAACAACTCTCGAGGTCCCCTTACAGCAAGCCATCGTCGCCGTCCTGCCCAATGTAACAGCCATTAAAGTGGGAGATGTGCTGGAGAGTATTGGTCGAATCTTTCACCAATTGGCCCTGGGGATTCAAGCCTTGGCTCTTCTCTGTCTGGTCACCGGCGCCGTAGTCATGATTGCGGCGATTTCAATTAACCGGTACCGGCGTCTTCATGAATTGGCAATTGTGAAAGCCCTGGGAGCAAGTCGCGGGTTACTGGTATTTTCGCTGGGAGTAGAATTCGGTGTCATTGGAGCCTTTGCAGGCCTGGTTGGACTTGGATTGGGGTGTCTCCTCTCCTGGTCTCTCTTGTACTTCTTTTTTGACCTGACCTGGACCGTCGATCTCATCATATTGAGCACAGGCTTGCTTTTGACAATTTTGCTATGCCTCGCGACGGGCTTTCTCGGAACTTACCGGTTGCTGGGCTTCCCTCCCCTGTCCGTACTCCGTCAAGAATAA
- a CDS encoding response regulator, producing the protein MPKNVLIIDDDGMSRGLLRMVLEYDGCQCVEAENGAKGLSLLESKSFDIVILDNAMPVMTGMDFLDRLQHIPRKPDIPIIMVTGFLNAVVRENATRLGAYAIIGKPYDFGELRAIVTQLSPSASTQPRSFVVANMSQTYSPPPA; encoded by the coding sequence ATGCCAAAAAACGTACTCATTATTGATGATGATGGTATGAGTCGCGGATTGCTCCGAATGGTCCTGGAATATGATGGATGCCAGTGCGTGGAAGCCGAAAACGGAGCCAAAGGGTTATCACTGCTTGAATCAAAATCATTTGACATTGTGATTCTGGATAATGCGATGCCCGTCATGACCGGCATGGATTTTTTGGACCGGTTACAACATATCCCACGCAAACCCGACATCCCCATCATTATGGTGACCGGTTTCCTCAACGCCGTCGTCCGCGAAAACGCCACCCGCTTAGGAGCCTATGCAATTATCGGTAAACCCTATGATTTTGGGGAATTACGGGCCATTGTCACTCAATTAAGTCCCTCAGCCTCCACGCAACCCCGTTCCTTCGTGGTGGCCAACATGTCCCAAACCTATAGTCCCCCTCCGGCCTGA
- a CDS encoding arylesterase encodes MNRSPDLLDSQAQFPDEPSLPGPLVRKNESLPKIVAFGDSLTAGLGVSSEESYPAQLEKHLQERGFYYEVVNAGVSGDTSAGGLRRVDWILKSRPTVVILELGVNDGLRGLPLEQTYANLRSIIERLRNAGVMVILAGMRIPPNYGEAYTGEFFEMYERLAKELSLPLVPFLLEGVAAQPGLNQADGVHPTAEGYTIVAQNVFQTLEPLLKTGQNIPAKE; translated from the coding sequence ATGAATCGCAGTCCCGACTTGTTAGACTCTCAGGCCCAATTCCCGGACGAACCATCTTTACCCGGGCCATTGGTGCGAAAGAACGAATCTCTTCCAAAAATCGTTGCCTTTGGTGATAGCTTAACGGCTGGATTGGGCGTGTCATCGGAGGAGTCCTATCCGGCTCAATTGGAAAAACATTTACAGGAACGTGGATTTTACTATGAGGTGGTTAATGCCGGGGTTAGCGGAGATACCTCCGCGGGAGGATTGCGACGGGTAGATTGGATTTTAAAAAGTCGGCCGACGGTTGTCATATTAGAATTGGGAGTCAATGATGGACTCCGGGGCTTACCTTTGGAACAGACCTATGCAAATCTTCGTAGCATAATTGAACGGTTGCGGAATGCAGGGGTGATGGTCATTTTAGCGGGCATGCGCATTCCGCCAAATTACGGCGAAGCCTATACGGGGGAGTTTTTTGAAATGTATGAACGGCTGGCCAAGGAATTGAGTCTTCCACTGGTTCCATTTTTATTAGAAGGAGTGGCTGCTCAACCTGGCTTAAACCAGGCGGATGGAGTTCATCCTACGGCAGAAGGCTATACCATTGTGGCTCAGAATGTTTTCCAAACATTGGAGCCTTTACTCAAAACTGGACAGAATATTCCGGCCAAAGAGTAA
- a CDS encoding AsmA family protein, giving the protein MKSNIMVGLAILIGLVIVVILLLPVLLDLNRYRDRYLPVLEQALHRPVDVQDVRFTLFPKLGFRVRDLTIGDDPAFSPQAFVTIPFAEVEIQWLPLLRRHIQVEHVRLHDPRVHVIRRHDGVLNMVTVGKDPALHPPEKAGSNPANALKPLFGVFAVERLSMSGGFLQYEDRAQEPFRSYYLEQLDVVTDSVQFGQTASLHVKGVVMPNQLPLEMTGRFGPLQSTFDLPMIDLAGRIGSVEGTAKGQVMDGRLELDVQIPDLSTDDMPLNIALDKPVFVKDLQAHLMASLIPNGPSKPSTGVRIDPLTVDLQTGGARIHLSGHGTPGRLILSGEAPTVSSVDFPWALSVRRPFSLEKIRFETVIQGRRVDLVFLKAQAFRGNLEAHGRWDGTPALPLLSVQGTFRNFAVESLMEALRSSSLRLSGVGELHWSLGRAAHSPSGRSTMTGPVQLMIRDGQLIGFDVMQGIEDALQLPDLLEESTGATKFSLIDANAELEGKGLAIRQLTVEAPDFSMTGVGSLAFDESLNLQGNLVVSRTIGERIIQRFPMAKVAWHQGRLVLPFTVMGTVQKPVLHFDTQSFGQQVKTNVERRIEKVLQGDEQELQQLLQDGADVLKQLFGQ; this is encoded by the coding sequence GTGAAGAGTAATATCATGGTTGGTCTCGCTATCCTCATTGGTCTGGTGATTGTGGTCATCCTGCTTCTTCCGGTTTTGCTGGATTTGAATCGGTACCGGGATCGGTATTTACCCGTTCTGGAACAGGCCCTCCATCGTCCGGTTGATGTGCAGGATGTCCGCTTCACTCTTTTTCCTAAGCTGGGTTTTCGGGTGCGGGATCTGACAATTGGGGATGACCCGGCGTTCAGTCCTCAGGCGTTTGTCACGATTCCTTTTGCTGAGGTGGAGATTCAGTGGCTTCCCCTGTTGCGCCGGCATATTCAGGTTGAACACGTGCGTCTTCATGATCCGAGAGTCCACGTCATCCGCAGGCATGATGGGGTGTTAAATATGGTCACTGTCGGAAAAGATCCGGCTCTCCATCCGCCTGAGAAGGCGGGTTCGAATCCAGCCAATGCTCTCAAGCCCTTATTCGGTGTGTTTGCAGTGGAGCGGTTATCTATGAGTGGAGGATTCCTACAGTATGAGGATCGTGCCCAAGAACCCTTCCGTTCCTACTACCTTGAGCAACTGGATGTGGTTACGGATTCAGTCCAATTTGGCCAGACGGCGAGTCTGCATGTGAAGGGTGTGGTGATGCCCAATCAGCTCCCCTTGGAAATGACCGGGCGATTTGGCCCCCTTCAATCCACTTTTGATCTTCCGATGATCGATCTCGCGGGCAGGATAGGTAGTGTAGAGGGAACCGCAAAGGGCCAAGTGATGGATGGAAGACTTGAGTTGGACGTGCAGATTCCAGACCTATCGACGGATGACATGCCCCTGAATATCGCGTTGGATAAACCTGTGTTCGTCAAAGACCTTCAGGCTCATCTGATGGCATCTCTGATCCCCAATGGGCCCTCGAAACCATCCACAGGAGTGAGGATTGATCCGTTGACCGTTGATCTCCAAACGGGTGGGGCCAGGATTCACCTTTCGGGTCATGGGACGCCTGGACGTCTGATTTTGTCCGGTGAGGCCCCTACTGTGTCCTCAGTTGATTTTCCCTGGGCGCTTTCCGTGCGACGCCCGTTTTCACTGGAGAAGATTCGTTTTGAAACGGTGATCCAAGGGAGAAGGGTGGACCTGGTGTTCCTCAAGGCCCAAGCGTTTAGGGGAAATCTTGAGGCGCATGGAAGATGGGATGGGACCCCAGCTCTTCCCCTGCTCTCGGTCCAGGGAACCTTTAGGAATTTTGCGGTTGAATCATTGATGGAGGCCTTAAGGTCTTCCTCCCTCCGGTTGAGCGGTGTAGGAGAATTGCATTGGAGCCTCGGGCGAGCGGCGCACTCGCCCTCCGGGCGATCAACGATGACCGGACCAGTCCAATTGATGATCCGGGATGGGCAATTAATTGGATTTGATGTCATGCAGGGGATTGAAGATGCCCTTCAGCTACCGGACCTTCTGGAGGAATCCACCGGTGCGACGAAATTTTCCTTGATTGATGCCAACGCGGAACTGGAAGGCAAGGGACTGGCGATTCGGCAATTGACCGTTGAGGCACCAGATTTCTCAATGACAGGGGTGGGAAGTCTCGCCTTTGATGAATCATTGAATCTACAGGGCAATCTGGTCGTTTCACGGACAATCGGCGAGCGGATTATTCAGCGGTTTCCGATGGCCAAAGTTGCTTGGCATCAGGGAAGGTTGGTGCTGCCTTTTACGGTAATGGGAACCGTTCAGAAACCGGTACTGCATTTTGATACGCAATCCTTTGGGCAGCAGGTCAAAACGAACGTGGAGCGGAGGATTGAGAAAGTCTTACAGGGGGATGAACAGGAATTACAACAACTCTTACAAGATGGAGCGGATGTTCTGAAACAGTTATTTGGACAATAG